One genomic window of Sulfurovum lithotrophicum includes the following:
- the uvrB gene encoding excinuclease ABC subunit UvrB: MPDFTVSSPYKPAGDQPTAIDSLVKSIESGNRYQTLLGVTGSGKTYTMAKVIEKTKKPTLIMTHNKTLAAQLYSEFKSFFPNNHVEYFISYYDYYQPEAYLPRQDLFIEKDSSVNEELERLRLSTTASLLSHDDVIVIASVSANYGLGSPEDYKTIVQKLVVGEEYNQKDLLLKFVDMGYKRNDEFFDIGNFRVSGEVVDIYPAYSDEFAIRIEFFGDEVEAIYEFNSLTGEKNRDLKEVTVYSANQFIVSKEKLARAVKTIEEELDERLAYFQKEDRMIEYNRLKQRTEFDLEMIEATGMCKGIENYSRHLTGKKPGETPYSMMDYFEAMHDDYLVIVDESHVSLPQFRGMYAGDRSRKEVLVDHGFRLPSALDNRPLMFDEYINKAPHYLFVSATPAPLEIKLSPVVAEQVVRPTGLLDPEIEVIDSTYQVEDLHDRMKPVIERGERVLVTVLTKKMAEELTSYYNDLGLKARYMHSDLDAIERNQVIRSLRLGEFDILVGINLLREGLDLPEVSLVAILDADKEGFLRSRTSLIQTAGRAARNANGQVLMYAKKMTDSMKETIETTQQRRQKQIAYNKAHGITPTTTIRELDTNLKVEDAGELYNKRSKLDKMPKAERQQLVKELKAKMLAAAKNLEFEEAARLRDEIAKIKKL, from the coding sequence ATGCCAGACTTTACCGTAAGCAGCCCCTATAAGCCTGCCGGAGACCAGCCCACAGCCATCGATTCTCTTGTCAAATCCATCGAGTCAGGCAACCGCTACCAGACTCTGCTGGGTGTCACGGGATCGGGGAAGACCTATACAATGGCAAAGGTGATCGAGAAGACCAAAAAACCTACACTCATCATGACACATAACAAAACACTGGCGGCACAGCTTTATTCTGAGTTCAAAAGTTTTTTCCCGAACAACCATGTGGAGTACTTTATCTCCTATTACGACTATTATCAGCCGGAAGCCTACCTACCGCGTCAGGACCTTTTCATAGAGAAGGACTCTTCTGTCAATGAAGAGCTGGAACGACTGCGTCTGAGTACGACCGCCTCTCTGCTCAGTCACGATGATGTCATTGTCATCGCATCGGTCTCGGCCAACTACGGTTTGGGTTCCCCGGAAGACTACAAGACCATTGTACAGAAACTGGTCGTGGGAGAAGAATACAATCAGAAAGATCTGCTGCTCAAGTTCGTCGATATGGGATACAAACGCAACGATGAATTCTTCGATATCGGGAATTTCCGTGTCAGCGGCGAAGTGGTGGATATCTATCCGGCCTATTCGGATGAATTTGCTATACGTATAGAGTTCTTTGGGGATGAAGTGGAAGCGATCTACGAATTCAACTCACTGACCGGAGAAAAGAACAGAGATCTCAAAGAGGTCACTGTCTACTCTGCCAACCAGTTCATCGTCAGCAAAGAGAAACTGGCACGGGCGGTCAAGACCATCGAAGAGGAACTGGATGAGCGGCTGGCCTATTTTCAGAAAGAGGACAGGATGATCGAATACAACCGCTTAAAACAGAGAACGGAGTTCGATCTGGAGATGATAGAGGCAACGGGGATGTGCAAAGGGATCGAAAATTACTCACGTCATCTAACCGGGAAAAAGCCCGGAGAGACTCCCTACTCAATGATGGACTATTTTGAAGCGATGCATGACGACTACCTTGTGATCGTTGACGAATCGCATGTCTCTCTTCCTCAGTTCAGAGGAATGTATGCCGGGGACAGAAGCAGAAAAGAGGTACTGGTTGACCATGGTTTCAGGCTCCCCTCGGCACTTGACAACCGGCCTCTGATGTTTGACGAATACATCAACAAGGCACCACATTATCTCTTCGTCTCCGCAACACCTGCACCTTTGGAGATAAAACTCTCCCCTGTGGTGGCTGAACAGGTGGTACGCCCCACAGGGCTGCTTGATCCGGAGATAGAGGTCATCGACAGCACCTACCAGGTGGAGGACCTGCATGACAGGATGAAGCCGGTGATAGAGAGGGGAGAACGCGTGCTTGTCACCGTATTGACAAAAAAGATGGCAGAGGAGTTGACAAGTTACTACAATGACCTTGGTCTCAAGGCACGCTATATGCATTCAGACCTTGATGCTATCGAACGGAACCAGGTGATCCGTTCCCTGCGTCTGGGAGAGTTCGATATTCTCGTGGGTATCAACCTTCTCAGGGAGGGGCTTGACCTTCCCGAAGTGAGCCTGGTCGCTATACTTGATGCGGATAAAGAGGGCTTCCTTCGCTCCCGGACCTCGCTGATACAGACAGCCGGAAGGGCGGCAAGAAATGCCAACGGCCAAGTGCTTATGTATGCCAAGAAGATGACAGACTCGATGAAGGAAACGATCGAGACCACCCAGCAGAGACGCCAGAAACAGATTGCTTACAACAAAGCGCACGGCATCACGCCTACGACGACCATACGGGAGCTCGATACCAATCTGAAGGTGGAAGACGCCGGCGAACTTTACAATAAACGCAGCAAACTTGACAAGATGCCCAAAGCCGAACGGCAGCAGCTTGTCAAGGAACTCAAGGCTAAAATGCTTGCTGCCGCTAAGAATCTGGAGTTTGAAGAGGCAGCACGGCTGCGGGATGAGATAGCAAAAATCAAAAAACTGTAG
- a CDS encoding potassium channel family protein: MTSIEKLKKFLGWRSAQKPHITLNDEFYSHLAPFRFPLILTVLIMLLGTIGYMVIDNFPLMDAIYQTGITFTTVGFGEIRPISDIGRIFTITLIIFGFVVFSIAVGIIAEVVKKGDFQKIAKERRMLYEIARLKQHFVVCYHNEFTIQVTKQLRANHIPFVVVDPREDMEEIAKKYHYPYFVTAEPHTEEGILKSHLSSAKGVITLADNVADNIATIASARLYEREIGRKRKFLIIANAKSNEDDQKLLKLGADKVVTATKLMAQRINAMAARPDMENLLQEFLYKKDTPLDMEEAKVSKTSWLILKKIKAARFRDVANVTIIGIRQKDGKFIPMPKGDTIIMPESKLLLIGTEDGIRHAKKIIRKKEKPEELKYV; this comes from the coding sequence ATGACTTCTATAGAAAAGCTTAAAAAGTTTCTCGGCTGGAGAAGCGCGCAAAAACCACATATTACACTGAATGATGAATTTTACTCTCATTTAGCCCCGTTCAGATTTCCTCTCATACTTACTGTTCTTATTATGCTTTTGGGCACAATAGGCTATATGGTCATCGATAATTTTCCACTCATGGATGCCATTTATCAAACGGGGATCACATTTACGACCGTTGGTTTTGGCGAGATACGGCCTATCTCGGATATCGGTCGTATTTTCACCATTACCCTCATCATATTCGGATTTGTGGTCTTCTCCATCGCTGTGGGTATCATTGCCGAAGTGGTGAAAAAGGGAGACTTCCAAAAAATTGCCAAGGAGCGCAGAATGCTTTACGAGATCGCCAGACTGAAACAGCACTTTGTCGTCTGTTACCATAACGAATTTACCATCCAGGTCACCAAACAGCTTCGTGCCAACCATATTCCTTTCGTGGTCGTCGACCCCAGGGAAGATATGGAGGAAATTGCGAAAAAATACCACTACCCCTACTTTGTAACCGCCGAACCGCATACGGAGGAGGGCATACTCAAGTCACATCTCTCCTCAGCAAAAGGGGTCATAACCCTTGCCGACAATGTCGCAGACAATATTGCAACGATCGCTTCAGCCCGTCTTTATGAACGTGAGATAGGACGTAAAAGGAAATTTCTCATCATCGCCAATGCCAAAAGCAATGAAGATGACCAGAAACTGCTGAAGCTCGGTGCGGACAAAGTGGTGACCGCCACCAAGCTAATGGCCCAACGGATCAATGCCATGGCGGCACGTCCAGATATGGAGAACCTGCTTCAAGAGTTCCTCTACAAGAAAGACACACCTCTCGACATGGAGGAGGCAAAGGTTTCGAAGACTTCATGGCTGATCCTTAAAAAGATTAAAGCCGCACGCTTCAGGGATGTTGCCAATGTAACCATCATCGGTATTCGCCAAAAAGACGGAAAATTCATTCCAATGCCAAAGGGCGACACGATCATCATGCCTGAATCCAAACTGCTTCTGATCGGTACGGAAGACGGGATCAGACATGCCAAGAAGATCATCCGTAAAAAAGAAAAACCCGAAGAGCTGAAATACGTATAG
- a CDS encoding polysaccharide biosynthesis/export family protein, translated as MKLIILFAVAMLLNGCAGKSDYELLQSNKTIEEKNVSSRSIEYRILPQDRLDVTLFKDPQQNIGTGARLGESIKQEGILVNASGYITLPLIEKIKVAGLTQSEAAEHIMKEYKKHLNSPTVYVEVMNKRLYVLGEVKTPGVLKLDKEKMTLFEALAFAGGLTDSAVRSEILIISNDTRKGMKIRKVDLTNFDTMRYAGLMLRPNDIVYVKPNKWKKFKVASDDMTSPFETISKVAAPFVTLKYLSK; from the coding sequence GTGAAATTAATTATTCTGTTTGCCGTTGCCATGCTGTTGAATGGATGTGCCGGAAAATCAGATTACGAGCTTTTGCAGTCAAATAAGACTATTGAGGAAAAGAATGTAAGCAGCAGAAGTATCGAATACCGTATCCTGCCACAAGACAGGCTTGATGTGACTCTCTTTAAAGATCCTCAGCAGAATATAGGAACAGGGGCCAGATTAGGAGAATCGATAAAACAGGAAGGAATATTGGTCAATGCATCAGGCTATATAACGCTTCCTCTGATAGAAAAGATCAAAGTTGCCGGCTTGACCCAGTCCGAGGCAGCAGAACATATTATGAAAGAGTATAAAAAGCATCTGAATTCTCCTACCGTATATGTTGAGGTCATGAATAAGCGGCTTTATGTCCTGGGAGAAGTTAAAACCCCGGGAGTCCTTAAACTGGATAAGGAGAAAATGACTTTATTTGAAGCATTAGCCTTTGCAGGAGGGTTGACTGACTCTGCTGTAAGGAGTGAAATATTGATCATCTCAAATGATACCCGGAAAGGTATGAAGATACGTAAAGTTGATCTTACCAATTTTGATACAATGCGTTATGCGGGTTTGATGCTCAGACCAAATGACATCGTATATGTCAAACCGAATAAGTGGAAAAAATTCAAAGTTGCCTCTGATGACATGACTTCACCATTTGAAACGATATCAAAAGTTGCAGCTCCATTCGTGACACTTAAATATTTAAGTAAATAA
- the rpe gene encoding ribulose-phosphate 3-epimerase: MLVAPSILSADFGHLARDVQAVCDGGCDLVHVDVMDGHFVPNLTIGPVVVEAVSKAATKPLDIHLMVENNSFFVDLFAPLKPEFISFHIEEEKHPHRLIQKIRSLGIRPSIVLNPHTLPEAVEFLLEDLDMVLLMSVNPGFGGQTFIPSVIEKAQRLKALIEKRNPACLIEVDGGVNDVNVKALAAAGVDVVVAGSFVYKHPEGINEAISSLK; the protein is encoded by the coding sequence ATGTTAGTAGCACCCAGTATACTTTCTGCGGATTTTGGACACCTTGCGCGTGATGTGCAGGCTGTCTGTGACGGAGGATGTGACCTTGTACATGTGGATGTCATGGATGGCCATTTTGTCCCGAACCTTACCATTGGTCCGGTCGTTGTGGAGGCCGTATCCAAAGCAGCGACCAAGCCGCTGGACATCCACCTTATGGTGGAGAACAACAGTTTTTTTGTTGACCTCTTCGCCCCGCTGAAACCGGAATTTATCTCTTTTCATATCGAAGAGGAGAAACATCCGCACAGACTCATACAGAAGATTCGTTCACTGGGTATCAGACCGTCGATCGTACTGAACCCGCATACGCTGCCCGAAGCGGTAGAGTTCCTTCTGGAAGATCTCGATATGGTACTGCTGATGAGTGTCAACCCCGGGTTTGGAGGGCAGACGTTCATCCCATCCGTGATTGAAAAGGCACAACGTCTCAAAGCGTTGATCGAAAAACGCAATCCGGCGTGTCTGATCGAAGTGGATGGCGGGGTCAATGATGTGAATGTAAAAGCACTGGCAGCGGCAGGTGTTGATGTTGTGGTGGCAGGCTCTTTTGTCTACAAGCACCCGGAAGGGATTAACGAGGCGATCTCCTCTTTAAAATAA
- a CDS encoding EI24 domain-containing protein yields the protein MNKVITKSLQDILSGEVLLFVLKVTFASLIVTALFVWIFGGFLSGFITSYLSWIPWEWLQTTGASVATMAVAYMLFIVIISVLTSLMVEPLLIKLAKKHYPNVPVAGSPNITTSVFLSIKAALLFLLLFLFTFPLLFIPILGQVWMLWLWSIILKAPTAYDVSSLFISDKKVIKEKTKKSTLIAMIASLFNYVPVLNIFAPVFAQILFLHYILKDR from the coding sequence ATGAATAAGGTCATCACCAAAAGCCTGCAGGATATACTCTCGGGTGAGGTCCTCCTCTTCGTTTTGAAGGTCACTTTTGCCTCTCTGATCGTCACGGCACTTTTTGTCTGGATATTTGGAGGTTTTCTCAGCGGTTTTATCACGAGCTATCTCTCATGGATCCCCTGGGAATGGCTTCAGACAACCGGTGCCTCTGTTGCCACGATGGCAGTGGCCTACATGCTTTTCATCGTAATCATTTCCGTACTCACTTCCCTGATGGTCGAACCGCTGCTGATCAAACTTGCCAAAAAACATTACCCAAATGTACCGGTGGCCGGTTCGCCCAATATCACGACTTCCGTCTTCCTGAGTATCAAAGCGGCCCTTCTCTTTCTGCTGCTTTTCCTTTTTACCTTTCCTTTGCTTTTCATCCCGATATTGGGGCAGGTATGGATGCTCTGGCTCTGGTCCATCATTTTAAAAGCACCGACAGCCTACGATGTGAGTTCTCTTTTTATCAGCGACAAAAAGGTCATCAAGGAGAAAACAAAGAAGTCAACACTCATCGCCATGATCGCCTCACTCTTCAACTATGTACCGGTACTGAACATCTTCGCCCCGGTCTTTGCCCAGATCCTATTTTTACATTATATTTTGAAAGACAGATAA
- the rpmB gene encoding 50S ribosomal protein L28: MSRRCSVSGKGPLVGNNVSHANNKTKRRQLPNLRSVKITMEDGTTKRVKVAASTLRTMKKKAAQAAAAN; encoded by the coding sequence ATGTCAAGAAGATGTTCAGTATCTGGAAAAGGCCCACTGGTAGGAAACAATGTTTCTCACGCAAACAACAAGACAAAGAGAAGACAGCTTCCAAACCTGAGATCTGTAAAGATCACGATGGAAGACGGAACAACCAAAAGAGTTAAAGTTGCAGCTTCTACACTTAGAACCATGAAGAAAAAAGCTGCGCAAGCTGCAGCAGCAAATTAA
- the argJ gene encoding bifunctional glutamate N-acetyltransferase/amino-acid acetyltransferase ArgJ, translating to MFNYKITPLENGLENVQGFYCDAVNVGMRPDTEQGDVAFIRSEVPCNISAVFTSNTFQAAPIRHYQRYGKDFQTDFVLINAKNANAMTGEKGIEDIDTIISTLHQKLSVTNPVMSSTGVIGYRLPIDKICSAFDILDFSAKNSHKAARAIMTTDSFKKELAYCVELSDGSHFNIAAICKGAGMINPAMATMLCFIATDADIPKSDMDTLLHAGTEQSFNRISVDGDTSTNDTAMLLANGQSTAYNKEAFSAVLNQLMFELAMMILKDGEGANKLVAFEVKGAKNEEEARKASSALSNSLLVKTALFGEDPNWGRIASTIGASGVACDDTRLTIHYDDLLIYSDTFRELDKEREEQAYHIMKQEQFTVTCDLGMGEGAYTSYGCDLSYEYVKINAEYRT from the coding sequence ATGTTCAACTATAAAATTACACCACTAGAGAACGGTCTTGAGAATGTTCAAGGCTTTTACTGCGATGCGGTCAATGTGGGGATGCGTCCCGATACAGAGCAGGGAGATGTGGCATTCATACGCTCCGAAGTACCCTGTAATATCTCTGCGGTATTCACAAGCAACACATTCCAGGCTGCACCTATCAGGCATTATCAGCGTTATGGAAAAGATTTCCAAACTGATTTTGTACTGATCAATGCCAAGAATGCCAATGCAATGACAGGAGAAAAGGGAATAGAAGATATTGATACCATCATATCAACACTGCATCAAAAGCTCTCTGTCACTAACCCTGTTATGAGTTCTACAGGCGTCATAGGCTATCGTCTGCCTATTGACAAGATCTGTTCCGCCTTTGACATACTGGACTTCAGTGCAAAGAATTCCCATAAAGCTGCACGGGCCATTATGACGACCGACAGTTTCAAAAAAGAGCTGGCATACTGTGTGGAACTCTCGGACGGAAGCCATTTCAATATTGCTGCCATCTGTAAAGGTGCAGGGATGATCAATCCGGCCATGGCGACCATGCTCTGTTTTATCGCTACCGATGCGGATATTCCAAAATCCGACATGGATACCTTGCTGCACGCTGGAACAGAGCAGTCGTTCAACCGTATCTCTGTCGACGGCGATACTTCCACCAACGATACGGCCATGCTCCTTGCCAATGGACAAAGTACCGCCTACAATAAAGAAGCTTTTTCTGCCGTCCTAAACCAACTTATGTTCGAGCTTGCCATGATGATACTCAAGGATGGAGAGGGCGCTAACAAACTGGTTGCTTTTGAAGTTAAAGGTGCCAAAAATGAAGAAGAAGCACGAAAAGCTTCCAGCGCGTTAAGCAATTCTCTGCTTGTCAAAACAGCCCTTTTCGGTGAAGACCCAAACTGGGGACGTATCGCTTCCACCATAGGGGCAAGCGGCGTTGCCTGTGACGATACCAGGCTGACCATACACTACGATGATCTGCTTATCTACTCCGATACCTTCAGGGAGCTGGACAAGGAACGTGAAGAGCAGGCCTACCATATTATGAAACAGGAGCAGTTCACCGTTACCTGTGATCTTGGAATGGGAGAGGGAGCCTACACTTCCTACGGCTGTGACCTGAGCTATGAGTATGTGAAGATCAATGCCGAGTATAGAACCTGA
- a CDS encoding phosphoribosylanthranilate isomerase: MRVKICGITNLRDAMHAVECGADALGFVFYNESPRYITPKDAKRIIDQLPPFVERVGLFVNEGVETIETVCKYSEISLAQIHFDVDEESLDAIALKTLPVVRVRSAEDIHRFPDRYRLVDAYCEAYGGSGKRLNLEWFEGVDCSKIILAGGLTPENITEVKKYGFYGVDVSSGVESVKGKKDPQKVEWFLRNAKSL; encoded by the coding sequence ATGCGAGTAAAAATATGCGGAATTACCAACCTGAGAGATGCCATGCATGCGGTAGAATGTGGAGCTGATGCTCTTGGATTTGTATTCTATAATGAATCGCCGCGCTATATTACACCCAAAGATGCCAAGCGGATCATCGACCAGCTGCCTCCTTTTGTGGAAAGAGTAGGACTTTTTGTCAATGAGGGGGTTGAGACCATAGAAACGGTCTGCAAATATTCGGAGATCTCGCTGGCACAGATACATTTTGATGTGGACGAAGAGTCACTTGATGCCATTGCACTCAAAACCCTACCTGTAGTACGTGTGCGCAGCGCCGAAGATATACACAGGTTCCCGGACCGGTATCGTCTCGTCGATGCCTATTGTGAAGCTTACGGGGGAAGTGGAAAACGTTTGAACCTTGAGTGGTTCGAAGGGGTGGACTGCTCCAAGATCATTCTTGCCGGAGGGTTGACCCCGGAGAATATTACCGAGGTAAAGAAGTACGGTTTTTACGGTGTCGATGTCAGCTCAGGTGTCGAATCGGTCAAGGGAAAGAAAGATCCTCAGAAAGTGGAGTGGTTCCTGCGCAATGCGAAAAGTCTTTGA
- a CDS encoding RNA degradosome polyphosphate kinase: protein MTPDLNSPQLYFNRELSWLQFNSRVLAQALDEKLPPLERLKFLAIYGTNLDEFYMIRVAGLKALFKARIQESGADKLTPTEQLEAIREYLHKEQEILEKCYASIISELHIHGVHVKNFDALNATEQSQIEEIFFNEIFPVIIPIAVDATHPFPHLNNLSFGLAMTLQDDSKNIKHGLIRIPRVLPRFIHIDHTYVPIESVVEYFASELFPGFKHLASTPFRVTRNADIEIEEEEADDFLEILQEGLRSRNKGSLIRLELMDGADEGLLHFLLSHLDLDEDDIYSYKGVPLNLGTLWQIVGDKSLSHLVLPTFTPKVLPPLDSENIFNAIEKQDILLYHPFDSFEPVIQFIKEAADDPDTLAIRMTLYRAGQKSPIIKALIDAVRDGKQVMVLVELKARFDEENNLRWARALEDAGAHVVYGIPGLKVHAKIAQVIKRKGKKLQSYVHLATGNYNPSTAKIYTDISYFTSKEAFGTDATHFFHFLTGFSTYTKLDTLFMAPVQIKPKLIKLIDKEGKQGKNGHIILKANSLVDKDIIKALYVASQAGCKIDLIIRGICCLKPGIKGVSENITVSSIIGKYLEHPRIYYFKNNKVNCFISSADLMPRNLIRRIELMTPILEEKLTQKIVQILMLQLADNQLRWELQEDGNYVKVPLLGKPINNHEVLEQYVNKIYDKTKKETPDYVSRLASRILKES from the coding sequence ATGACTCCGGACCTTAACTCTCCACAACTCTATTTCAACCGTGAACTCTCATGGCTTCAGTTCAATTCACGTGTGCTTGCACAGGCACTCGATGAAAAGCTTCCTCCACTGGAGAGATTGAAGTTCCTTGCGATCTACGGAACAAACCTTGATGAGTTCTATATGATACGTGTTGCCGGTCTGAAAGCACTGTTCAAAGCACGCATACAGGAGAGCGGGGCAGATAAGCTCACCCCTACCGAACAGCTTGAAGCCATACGCGAGTACCTCCACAAAGAGCAGGAGATACTGGAGAAATGCTATGCTTCCATCATCTCCGAACTGCATATCCATGGTGTACATGTCAAGAATTTCGATGCACTCAATGCGACCGAGCAGTCGCAGATCGAAGAGATCTTCTTCAATGAAATCTTTCCGGTCATCATCCCCATTGCCGTAGATGCTACACATCCCTTTCCGCACCTGAACAATCTCAGTTTCGGACTGGCAATGACGCTTCAGGATGATTCAAAAAATATCAAACACGGCCTGATCCGTATTCCGAGGGTCCTTCCGCGTTTCATTCATATTGACCACACCTATGTGCCCATTGAAAGTGTCGTAGAATATTTTGCTTCCGAACTCTTCCCCGGGTTCAAGCATCTTGCCTCTACACCATTCAGGGTCACGAGAAATGCCGATATTGAGATAGAAGAGGAGGAAGCGGATGATTTTCTTGAAATTCTTCAGGAGGGGCTGCGCTCAAGGAACAAGGGATCGTTAATCCGTCTGGAACTGATGGATGGGGCAGATGAGGGACTGTTACATTTCCTGCTTTCCCATCTTGATCTCGACGAGGATGACATCTACTCCTACAAAGGCGTACCGCTGAACCTCGGCACACTGTGGCAGATCGTGGGCGACAAATCACTTTCTCACCTTGTACTGCCGACCTTTACACCCAAGGTTCTGCCGCCTCTGGACAGCGAGAATATTTTCAATGCCATTGAGAAACAGGATATCCTGCTCTACCATCCTTTTGACAGTTTCGAGCCGGTGATACAGTTCATCAAAGAAGCCGCTGACGATCCCGATACGCTTGCCATCCGCATGACCCTTTACCGAGCGGGACAGAAGTCACCCATCATCAAAGCGCTGATCGATGCGGTCAGGGACGGAAAACAGGTAATGGTACTCGTTGAGCTCAAGGCCCGCTTTGACGAAGAGAACAACCTGCGCTGGGCCAGAGCCCTTGAAGATGCCGGGGCCCATGTCGTGTACGGCATCCCCGGTCTCAAGGTCCATGCGAAGATCGCACAGGTCATCAAACGAAAAGGGAAAAAACTGCAGAGTTATGTACATCTGGCAACCGGGAACTACAACCCAAGCACGGCGAAGATCTATACAGATATCTCCTACTTTACCTCCAAAGAGGCTTTCGGTACCGATGCGACGCACTTTTTCCATTTTTTGACAGGATTCTCCACCTATACCAAGCTCGATACCCTCTTTATGGCACCGGTGCAGATCAAGCCCAAGCTGATCAAACTCATTGACAAAGAGGGCAAACAGGGGAAGAACGGACACATTATCCTTAAAGCCAATTCCCTGGTGGACAAAGATATCATCAAGGCCCTGTACGTCGCTTCCCAGGCAGGCTGCAAGATCGACCTGATCATACGCGGTATCTGCTGTCTCAAGCCGGGGATCAAAGGGGTGAGTGAGAACATCACCGTCTCTTCTATCATCGGGAAGTATCTTGAACATCCAAGGATCTACTACTTTAAGAACAACAAGGTTAACTGCTTCATCTCCTCTGCGGACCTGATGCCCCGAAATCTGATCCGCCGTATCGAATTGATGACGCCTATTCTCGAAGAAAAACTGACACAGAAGATCGTGCAGATACTCATGCTCCAGTTGGCGGACAATCAGTTGAGATGGGAACTTCAGGAAGACGGGAACTATGTAAAGGTACCGCTGCTTGGCAAGCCGATCAACAACCATGAGGTACTTGAACAGTATGTCAACAAAATTTACGACAAGACCAAAAAAGAGACACCGGACTATGTCAGCCGACTGGCAAGCCGCATTCTCAAAGAATCGTAG
- a CDS encoding 3'-5' exonuclease produces the protein MRKVFDELTSAFRKHSGVLREEQYRHIAVKYTTLLEDSDTIFLLLQASGYPIEQDVQGRYLLKTFFTPYREQRYCVIDIETNGSKPGTSQVIEIGAVMVEKGEVVDRLETFVECAFLPEYITKITGIEPTDLAGAPTRRAALTQLRQFMGDAVFVAHNANFDYSFLTASFERFGLGGIGNPKLCTIDLARRTFESERYGLAYLIDFLKIDTATHHRAYSDAVCAAKVMEKSFKNLPEYVRTTDDLLQFSVSSRKERGQKNKNL, from the coding sequence ATGCGAAAAGTCTTTGACGAACTCACTTCGGCATTCCGAAAACATAGCGGAGTGTTGCGTGAAGAGCAGTACAGGCATATTGCCGTAAAGTATACGACGCTTCTGGAAGACAGCGATACGATCTTCCTTCTGCTCCAGGCTTCAGGATATCCCATAGAGCAGGATGTGCAGGGGCGTTATCTGCTCAAAACCTTTTTCACCCCCTACCGGGAACAGCGTTACTGTGTCATAGACATAGAGACTAACGGTAGCAAACCGGGAACTTCCCAGGTCATAGAGATCGGTGCGGTCATGGTGGAAAAAGGAGAAGTCGTTGACAGGCTGGAAACGTTTGTCGAATGTGCCTTTCTGCCTGAGTACATTACGAAGATTACCGGTATCGAACCGACCGATCTGGCAGGTGCACCGACACGAAGAGCTGCATTGACGCAGTTGCGGCAGTTCATGGGTGACGCGGTCTTTGTTGCGCACAATGCGAATTTCGACTACTCTTTTCTGACCGCTTCATTTGAACGCTTTGGCCTGGGAGGCATCGGCAATCCGAAACTCTGTACCATAGACCTTGCCAGGCGGACCTTCGAGAGCGAACGCTACGGCTTGGCCTATCTCATCGACTTTCTAAAGATCGATACGGCAACACATCACCGTGCTTACAGCGATGCGGTCTGTGCGGCAAAAGTGATGGAAAAGAGTTTTAAGAATCTGCCGGAGTATGTCAGGACCACGGATGATCTTTTGCAATTTTCTGTTTCAAGCAGAAAAGAGCGTGGCCAAAAGAACAAAAATCTGTAG
- a CDS encoding gamma carbonic anhydrase family protein, with amino-acid sequence MILKFKEWTPQLKKNAWVAEGASVIGRVTMGEDSAVWFGCVVRGDVHFITIGDRSNIQDLSMIHVTHHKKADMSDGNPTHIGNDVTVGHRVMLHGCTIEDACLIGMSATILDGAVIGKESIVGAGSLVTKNKKFPPRSLIMGSPAKVVRELTDEEVAELYASAERYVKFKNEYQ; translated from the coding sequence ATGATTTTAAAATTCAAAGAATGGACACCCCAACTCAAAAAGAATGCCTGGGTAGCCGAAGGGGCTTCTGTTATAGGGCGTGTCACAATGGGTGAGGACTCGGCAGTCTGGTTCGGCTGTGTGGTACGCGGCGATGTGCATTTCATTACCATAGGTGACAGAAGCAATATACAGGATCTAAGCATGATCCATGTGACACACCATAAAAAAGCCGATATGTCCGACGGGAACCCGACACACATCGGAAACGATGTCACAGTGGGCCACCGTGTGATGCTGCATGGATGCACCATCGAAGATGCCTGCCTCATAGGCATGAGCGCCACCATACTCGATGGTGCAGTCATCGGCAAAGAGTCGATCGTGGGTGCAGGCAGTCTCGTGACCAAGAACAAGAAATTCCCGCCCCGATCGCTCATAATGGGAAGCCCTGCCAAAGTTGTTAGAGAATTGACCGACGAAGAAGTGGCCGAACTGTATGCTTCGGCGGAGCGGTATGTAAAATTCAAGAATGAGTACCAATAA